From a single Nicotiana tomentosiformis chromosome 2, ASM39032v3, whole genome shotgun sequence genomic region:
- the LOC104092468 gene encoding E3 ubiquitin-protein ligase ATL31-like, which translates to MFSFKSQDGLVSLPNIHLLILLFVLSCPMIPNAAAQPSDSSSGPDNRFRYPTVSPAMAVIIVVLIAALFFIAFFSIYIRNRSAANGNTIRQTLSMRRRSAAAATRGLDNLVIETFPTFTYAEVKDHHIGKGALECAVCLNEFEDDETLRLIPKCDHVFHPECIDAWLKSHVTCPVCRADLSTPQPDEPPVQAAEVPNPDQVGTENLQQNNEVSIQVESDENCMLQQEETSTVKPKANRTLSFNVPNRPLRSFSIKSPRMLNRFRSHSTGHALVVPGENLDRYTLRLPENVRKEVMSRALLNRTKSCAVTIPRYGSTRTGNRTGEGSNIGARSFRRIDRFDQEAKSDRWVFKIAPPFFTRGPSIKSPKVGLDIEEGSTSRSVKMAVKMPSFKCLEPKGDEPGLLTDDSARPPV; encoded by the coding sequence ATGTTTAGCTTTAAAAGTCAAGATGGGCTCGTCTCTCTTCCCAATATTCATCTCCTGATCCTCCTGTTCGTATTATCATGTCCAATGATTCCAAATGCGGCGGCGCAGCCATCAGATTCTTCTTCTGGACCGGACAATCGGTTCCGGTATCCAACTGTCAGCCCAGCAATGGCCGTTATTATAGTGGTTCTCATAGCTGCACTGTTTTTCATTGCATTTTTCTCAATTTACATCCGCAACCGCAGCGCCGCTAACGGTAACACCATCCGTCAAACACTTTCCATGCGCCGCCGTAGTGCTGCTGCTGCCACACGTGGACTCGATAATTTGGTCATAGAGACTTTCCCCACTTTTACCTACGCCGAAGTAAAGGATCATCATATCGGTAAAGGAGCTTTGGAATGTGCTGTGTGTTTGAACGAGTTTGAAGACGACGAAACGCTGCGTTTGATCCCAAAGTGTGATCACGTTTTCCACCCTGAATGTATCGATGCTTGGCTCAAGTCTCATGTTACTTGCCCGGTTTGCCGAGCTGACCTTAGTACTCCTCAACCTGATGAACCGCCGGTTCAAGCCGCTGAGGTACCAAACCCTGATCAAGTAGGGACAGAGAATTTGCAGCAAAATAACGAGGTTTCAATACAAGTAGAGAGTGATGAAAATTGTATGCTACAGCAAGAGGAGACCTCTACTGTAAAACCGAAAGCTAATCGAACTTTAAGTTTCAACGTGCCGAACCGGCCGCTGAGGTCTTTTTCTATAAAGAGCCCAAGGATGTTAAACAGGTTCAGGTCACATTCGACCGGCCACGCGTTAGTGGTACCGGGGGAGAATTTGGACCGGTACACTCTCAGATTACCGGAGAATGTTAGAAAAGAGGTGATGAGCAGGGCACTACTGAACCGGACAAAGAGTTGTGCAGTCACAATACCAAGATATGGTAGCACTAGAACAGGGAACAGAACCGGAGAGGGAAGCAATATTGGTGCGAGGTCTTTCAGGAGAATTGACCGGTTCGACCAGGAAGCAAAGTCGGACCGGTGGGTTTTCAAGATTGCACCACCGTTCTTTACTAGAGGTCCATCGATTAAGTCGCCAAAAGTAGGGCTTGATATTGAAGAGGGCTCCACATCACGCAGTGTGAAAATGGCAGTCAAAATGCCGTCGTTCAAATGCTTAGAGCCAAAAGGTGATGAACCCGGTTTGCTGACAGATGACTCGGCTCGGCCTCCGGTTTAA
- the LOC104092469 gene encoding pre-rRNA-processing protein ESF2-like → MGEEELEVEKTSPACADDQREDEAKTEVRKVKKKKKSLKEAVKGEKRGVCHVRRVPPRMDHVKLRQVLSQFGEIQRIYLVPEAAAAQMNRKRAGGFRGQAFSEGWVEFMKKSVAKRVANMLNGQQIGGRKRSAFYYDIWNIKYLSKIKWDDITDEIAKRHAVHEQKLALEHSAATRERDFYLTQVDKSRALSSIEDRIKKRQKVQQESGEISNLPSEQFESKVIRQFPQKKPVANEAGKIKPRLSKDILAGVFGGQ, encoded by the exons ATGGGTGAAGAGGAATTGGAGGTTGAAAAGACAAGTCCAGCATGTGCAGACGATCAGAGGGAAGATGAAGCTAAAACAGAAGTACGAAaagttaaaaagaagaaaaagtcaCTTAAAGAAGCTGTGAAGGGTGAAAAGCGTGGAGTTTGTCACGTGCGTAGAGTACCGCCTCGTATGGACCACGTGAAACTTCGTCAGGTTCTTTCTCAGTTTGGAGAAATTCAGAGGATTTATCTTGTACCTGAAG CTGCTGCTGCTCAAATGAATCGGAAACGGGCAGGTGGATTCCGAGGGCAAGCATTTTCAGAAGG GTGGGTTGAATTTATGAAAAAGAGTGTTGCCAAGAGGGTTGCAAATATGTTAAATGGCCAACAAATAG GTGGAAGGAAGAGATCAGCATTCTATTATGACATTTGGAATATCAAGTACTTGTCTAAAATCAAATGGGATGATATTACTGATGAAATTG CAAAAAGGCATGCAGTTCATGAGCAGAAACTAGCTTTGGAGCATTCTGCTGCTACAAGGGAGCGTGATTTCTACCTTACACAAGTTGATAAGTCCCGTGCTCTAAGTTCTATTGAAGATCGAATAAAGAAG AGGCAAAAGGTCCAACAAGAATCTGGGGAAATTTCTAATCTCCCAAGTGAACAGTTTGAGTCAAAGGTGATACGGCAATTTCCACAGAAAAAACCTGTGGCAAATGAAGCTGGGAAAATCAAGCCAAGGCTGTCTAAGGACATTTTGGCCGGA GTATTTGGTGGTCAATGA